A genomic stretch from Numida meleagris isolate 19003 breed g44 Domestic line chromosome 2, NumMel1.0, whole genome shotgun sequence includes:
- the NMT2 gene encoding glycylpeptide N-tetradecanoyltransferase 2: MAEDSESAASQQSLELDDQDTCGIDGDNEEEAEHAKGSPGGDLGAKKKKKKQKRKKEKPNSGGTKSDSASDSQEIKIQQPSKNPAIPMQKLQDIQRAMELLSACQGPAKNIDEATKRKYQFWDTQPVPKLNEVITSHGAIEPDKDNVRLEPYSLPQGFMWDTLDLSNAEVLKELYTLLNENYVEDDDNMFRFDYSPEFLLWALRPPGWLPQWHCGVRVSSNKKLVGFISAIPANIRIYDSVKKMVEINFLCVHKKLRSKRVAPVLIREITRRVNLEGIFQAVYTAGVVLPKPVATCRYWHRSLNPRKLVEVKFSHLSRNMTLQRTMKLYRLPDATKTSGLRPMEQKDTKAVQELINTYLKQFNLAPVMDEEEVAHWFLPREHIIDTFVVEGANGVLTDFLSFYTLPSTVMHHPVHKSLKAAYSFYNIHTETPLLDLMNDALIIAKLKGFDVFNALDLMENKTFLEKLKFGIGDGNLQYYLYNWRCPGMESEKVGLVLQ, encoded by the exons ATGGCGGAGGACAGCGAGTCTGCGGCCAgccagcagagcctggagcTGGATGACCAGGACACCTGCGGCATAGACGGCGACAATGAGGAGGAGGCCGAGCACGCCAAGGG AAGTCCTGGAGGGGATTTGGGAgcgaagaagaagaaaaagaaacagaagagaaaaaaggagaagccAAATTCCGGAGGCACCAAATCAGATTCTGCATCTGACTCTCAAGAGATTAAAATTCAACAGCCTTCGAAA AATCCAGCCATTCCAATGCAGAAGCTTCAAGATATCCAGAGAGCAATGGAGCTGCTCTCTGCGTGCCAAGGTCCAGCAAAGAACATTGATGAGGCTACCAAGCGTAAATACCAGTTTTGGGATACACAACCTGTACCGAAACTTA ACGAAGTCATAACTTCACATGGTGCAATTGAGCCAGATAAGGACAATGTCCGCCTAGAGCCATATTCTTTGCCACAGGGTTTTATGTGGGACACGTTGGATCTTAGCAACGCTGAAGTT ctgaagGAGTTATACACACTGTTAAATGAGAATTATGTAGAAGATGATGATAATATGTTTAGGTTCGATTATTCCCCTGAATTTCTTCTGTG GGCTCTCCGTCCTCCAGGCTGGTTACCGCAGTGGCACTGTGGGGTCAGAGTGTCTTCAAACAAAAAGCTGGTAGGATTCATAAGTGCCATCCCTGCAAATATTCGTATTTATGACAG TGTGAAGAAAATGGTAGAAATCAATTTTCTGTGTGTCCATAAGAAACTGAGATCTAAGCGGGTGGCACCTGTACTGATTCGGGAAATAACCAGAAGAGTAAACCTGGAAGGGATTTTTCAGGCTGTTTACACTGCTGGAGTGGTGCTCCCCAAACCTGTGGCCACTTGCAG GTATTGGCATCGATCACTGAATCCCAGAAAATTGGTGGAGGTGAAATTTTCACATTTGAGTAGAAACATGACTCTACAAAGAACAATGAAGCTCTACAGACTTCCTGAT GCTACGAAGACTTCGGGTTTGAGGCCAATGGAACAAAAAGATACTAAAGCCGTCCAAGAATTAATCAACACTTACTTGAAGCAGTTTAATCTTGCTCCTGTGATGGATGAAGAAGAGGTGGCCCATTGGTTCCTGCCTCGGGAACATATTATTGACACTTTTGTTGTAGAG gGCGCAAATGGTGTTTTAACAGACTTCCTGAGTTTCTACACATTACCTTCAACAGTGATGCACCATCCTGTTCATAAAAGCCTGAAAGCTGCCTATTCCTTCTACAATATTCATACAGAGACCCCCCTCTTGGATTTAATGAATGATGCACTCATAATAGCTAAGTTG AAAGGATTTGATGTGTTCAATGCACTAGACTTGATGGAAAACAAAACGTTCCTGGAAAAACTCAAGTTTGGGATTGGAGATGGAAATTTGCAGTATTATTTGTACAACTGGAGGTGTCCTGGCATGGAATCTGAAAAG GTTGGTCTTGTATTACAATGA
- the RPP38 gene encoding ribonuclease P protein subunit p38 isoform X5 produces the protein MELGGETEQNLGTPIIPQGTASLRKAKKTTVKTCLDNPFVIQWKTIDGDSMHFILQTLEEKIKCIGLKKIETPRKKKRSATKKQMESKCDASNNELPAEEETEGHRQAPGWTDVGIRRQLAIGINEVTKALEKNELLLLLVCKSAKPAMITSHLIQLSASRATPAGQVPRLSETVAPLLGLTSILALGFKRQSDKFTDVIEAITPKIPALEVPWFQYLTEGSAACAESSETDEPEQLAETLEEELSRQKRKRTESNQLDLSHVILQPLKIKKVVPNPNKIKKPPRKKKKAFSA, from the coding sequence CTAGGTGGCGAAACAGAACAGAACCTCGGGACACCCATAATTCCACAAGGGACGGCGTCCCTTCGTAAAGCGAAGAAAACGACTGTAAAAACATGCCTAGATAACCCCTTTGTTATTCAGTGGAAAACCATAGATGGAGATAGTATGCATTTTATATTACAGACCttagaagaaaagattaaatgtaTTGGGCTTAAAAAGATAGAGACTCCAAGAAAGAAGAAACGTTCCgctacaaaaaaacaaatggaaagcaaatgtGATGCTAGCAATAATGAGCTCcctgcagaagaagaaacagaaggccATCGACAAGCACCAGGATGGACTGACGTGGGCATCAGAAGACAGCTTGCTATTGGAATTAATGAAGTTACAAAAGCATTGGAGAAAAACGAACTACTTCTCTTGCTGGTGTGCAAATCTGCAAAACCTGCCATGATCACATCCCATCTCATTCAGCTGAGCGCAAGTCGAGCCACGCCAGCAGGGCAGGTTCCCCGTCTCAGTGAAACAGTAGCGCCACTTCTTGGCTTAACGTCCATTTTAGCGCTAGGCTTTAAAAGGCAGTCTGATAAATTTACTGACGTAATAGAAGCAATAACTCCAAAGATACCTGCTTTGGAAGTGCCATGGTTTCAGTACCTAACTGAAGGATCTGCAGCGTGTGCGGAGTCATCAGAAACTGATGAACCTGAGCAGCTTGCAGAGACGCTGGAGGAGGAGCTCTCAAGGCAGAAGCGGAAGCGTACAGAAAGCAATCAGCTCGATCTTTCACATGTAATTTTGCAGCCTTTGAAAATCAAGAAAGTTGTTCCAAATCCAAATAAGATAAAGAAACCACCTcgcaaaaagaaaaaagctttctcaGCATAA
- the RPP38 gene encoding ribonuclease P protein subunit p38 isoform X4: protein MLPACSGPCRPQKLAGGSHEAFGNRSFRMELGGETEQNLGTPIIPQGTASLRKAKKTTVKTCLDNPFVIQWKTIDGDSMHFILQTLEEKIKCIGLKKIETPRKKKRSATKKQMESKCDASNNELPAEEETEGHRQAPGWTDVGIRRQLAIGINEVTKALEKNELLLLLVCKSAKPAMITSHLIQLSASRATPAGQVPRLSETVAPLLGLTSILALGFKRQSDKFTDVIEAITPKIPALEVPWFQYLTEGSAACAESSETDEPEQLAETLEEELSRQKRKRTESNQLDLSHVILQPLKIKKVVPNPNKIKKPPRKKKKAFSA, encoded by the coding sequence CTAGGTGGCGAAACAGAACAGAACCTCGGGACACCCATAATTCCACAAGGGACGGCGTCCCTTCGTAAAGCGAAGAAAACGACTGTAAAAACATGCCTAGATAACCCCTTTGTTATTCAGTGGAAAACCATAGATGGAGATAGTATGCATTTTATATTACAGACCttagaagaaaagattaaatgtaTTGGGCTTAAAAAGATAGAGACTCCAAGAAAGAAGAAACGTTCCgctacaaaaaaacaaatggaaagcaaatgtGATGCTAGCAATAATGAGCTCcctgcagaagaagaaacagaaggccATCGACAAGCACCAGGATGGACTGACGTGGGCATCAGAAGACAGCTTGCTATTGGAATTAATGAAGTTACAAAAGCATTGGAGAAAAACGAACTACTTCTCTTGCTGGTGTGCAAATCTGCAAAACCTGCCATGATCACATCCCATCTCATTCAGCTGAGCGCAAGTCGAGCCACGCCAGCAGGGCAGGTTCCCCGTCTCAGTGAAACAGTAGCGCCACTTCTTGGCTTAACGTCCATTTTAGCGCTAGGCTTTAAAAGGCAGTCTGATAAATTTACTGACGTAATAGAAGCAATAACTCCAAAGATACCTGCTTTGGAAGTGCCATGGTTTCAGTACCTAACTGAAGGATCTGCAGCGTGTGCGGAGTCATCAGAAACTGATGAACCTGAGCAGCTTGCAGAGACGCTGGAGGAGGAGCTCTCAAGGCAGAAGCGGAAGCGTACAGAAAGCAATCAGCTCGATCTTTCACATGTAATTTTGCAGCCTTTGAAAATCAAGAAAGTTGTTCCAAATCCAAATAAGATAAAGAAACCACCTcgcaaaaagaaaaaagctttctcaGCATAA